A region from the Acyrthosiphon pisum isolate AL4f chromosome A1, pea_aphid_22Mar2018_4r6ur, whole genome shotgun sequence genome encodes:
- the LOC100162068 gene encoding citron Rho-interacting kinase produces MEPAAESISVRSMRINEVLSGPTIMATTALNKELLFDAIILLFDECNNDFMKSDPLIINFVNKFKMAIPELKSLRVNRFDFESKQVIGKGHFGDVELVIEKHTKDIFAMKVLKKDNLLNHRDIAFYEYERDIMASSSSPFLTQLHYAFQDFQNLYLVMDYHPGGDFANLIDKFNGTLPEETAKFYIAELLLAVKHLHTMGFAHRDIKPENMMLDRVGHLKLVDFGSSAKLNRDGKICALMPVGTSEYLAPEVLIFMQSNSKSLEGYGPQCDLWSVGIVAYEMATGDTPFNSEQQAVIYSNILNFDNILKYPSYLKVSSSYRQMIESLVCHVDKRFTVDMMLDLDIFSKINFNNLHDQVPPYIPSLSSDNDVSNFPIHERVPPALNINDFKKQKQFSGRDLPFIGFTYSMQVSKRNQSYFMTNNPELETSIRVKRKELEDAQVLIQAYEDKLAEYDSLFIENDRKIKKMEEENVLLHVDVTSLSSELGRLTKISETSNTSHEDINNITHKKQAEMVKNEIDKWEIKTINELYNIEELKVQNEDLQAQNSELQSQLCKHQDDIKIYQSNEEQLNKKITKLKSKLKHIVRRSKQLTEENSIDNHVSALISEMKVKEDTFEVEKNQLKIDNQCLKKKIVVMEKDLDSLNSKIAQYTEKELAILSEHKNMCKKMASDFESKLNCITREKDNEIEKLHTQLAQLESKLNCITHEKDNEIEKLHTQIAQLQQQNCCLNSESLLSFEKHETAISEKENEKEYETELRNREQEIRDLKLDLRILQRKYKTMEDNISSLREYHKDARNNFKQEIAKLQEEKNLQIKNKEDELKLLQENITNLNQGLESLQLKYDKEVAEHQRLVNELTRINNESKVQISEKSSLERQILEYKTKFHKSETNIKTLRELVTVQDEQLDSFEETILTFKNKEKQFLEDIKTKQNEIEKVRNEMREAKKLYNEEKSLRILAESKGKTFESVQDNVKEELKLLSDRVHDKNVEIDSMKKQLDEVNFNLREKSTMFYTLQIESEKVIKELNKMKAEISETISQKQLLKEANVRLTAQLEAMVEDSNVMQNVISKYKNGLMEQKVYYEERLIKADATILQQTKLIDFLQTKFDDVTKKKRTLGDMLFSGKNKENVDQKEIESLLNSERSKSKDLANKLYQTQAELNMMRTQGPSTPLMPICLNFEANSPAYKKITYNTLSQIQSFHKFEVKICKRDGLQCSHCKTEIVSRQQISQCQECRVSTHVTCSHELLPDCTPIKKEEQSTTPVLSDKEKKSEIESWVTIWDNTKQIWDRKYAKFEQGVLLIFNDKYDTQPFYTLPLMMSSNIVKIVDVAESNDSTFDKNSNEDYDQMLKIEVYNLNTGWMTLFLYIIVSSVPEKQNWLSIIKVFLENCESAAQLQDNHDYKDNIYTFHKEKLLNVNCIHQISQSVFLLGAVEGLFSVHIKSENEQVKYDLVPIVGPKLVNDFVFLPKLQLVLMIAGTTKELLKCNMRTVVLNSELSHMSKPVIEVVRIVDEIRNSQPSKNNTTMSELKEINCIAVSRCNELVVIGSEHSVTVLKWQDTQFVVTKILKTNVPTNCICFMPNGIIFTTNSFYKIETENFSCKRFFTDSVAKSNDYRPMFVCELTRNKEYLLCYNVYGVFVDSDGKKTRGGEMKWPYSPNSFAFKKPFLVIVSESEISVIKITQSCCVDEDSWSITSTKQPKDKAVLTINRPKLLRGSDICLTNTNDFQGTCSIFQLDPSKIIRNSLASNDTLDTLDTQDTCDESEFSFTSSMLENLDEPEENQKRVCFNPNIQFNSN; encoded by the exons ATGGAACCGGCAGCCGAATCAATATCGGTGCGATCAATGCGCATTAACGAAGTGCTCAGTGGTCCGACAATTATGGCCACGACTGCTCTGAACAAGGAACTGCTGTTCGACGCAATCATATTGCTGTTTGACGAATGCAACAACGACTTCATGAAGAGCGATCCGCTGATCATAAATTTTGTGAATAAAT TTAAAATGGCGATACCAGAGTTGAAATCCCTCAGAGTCAACCGTTTTGATTTTGAATCCAAACAAGTGATTGGCAAAGGGCATTTTGGAGACGTAGAACTAGTAATAGAGAAACATACCAAGGATATTTTTGCCATGAAAGTATTGAAAAAGGATAATTTGCTTAATCACAGAgac ATTGCTTTTTATGAATATGAAAGAGATATTATGGCGTCATCTAGTTCTCCCTTTTTAACACAATTGCATTATGCTTTTCAAGACTTTCAAAATCTTTATCTAGTTATGGACTACCACCCAGGTGGAGATTTTGCCAATTTAATTGATAAGTTTAATGGTACATTACCAGAGGAGACAGCAAA ATTTTATATCGCAGAACTCTTATTGGCTGTTAAACATCTGCATACAATGGGATTTGCTCATCGTGATATAAAACCTGAAAATATGATGTTAGATCGTGTTGGACATTTGAAATTAGTTGATTTTGGTTCTTCAGCAAAACTTAACCGTGATGGGAAAATATGTGCTCTCATGCCTGTTGGTACTTCAGAGTATTTAGCACCGGAAGTTCTAAta TTTATGCAGTCTAATTCAAAATCATTGGAAGGTTATGGACCTCAATGTGATTTGTGGTCTGTTGGCATTGTTGCATATGAAATGGCAACTGGGGATACTCCGTTCAATTCTGAACAACAAGcagttatttattcaaatatattaaactttgacaatatattgaaatatcctTCATATTTGAAAGTATCTTCAT cTTATAGACAGATGATCGAGTCTTTAGTATGTCATGTAGACAAAAGGTTTACTGTTGATATGATGTTAGATTtggatattttttcaaaaataaatttcaataacttACATGACCAGGTACCCCCTTACATTCCATCACTATCATCTGATAATGATGTTTCTAATTTTCCAATACATGAACGTGTTCCTCCAGCTCTTaacataaatgattttaaa aaacaaaaacaattttctggCAGAGATCTTCCATTTATTGGTTTCACATATAGTATGCAAGTATCAAAACGTAatcaatcatattttatgaCCAACAACCCTGAATTAGAAACATCTATTAGAGTAAAGCGTAAGGAATTAGAAGATGCTCAAGTTTTAATACAAGCATATGAAGACAAATTAGCAGAATATGActcattatttattgaaaatgataggaagattaaaaaaatggaaGAAGAAAATGTTTTGTTGCATGTAGATGTGACTTCCTTGAGTAGTGAATTAGGTAGATTAACCAAAATCAGTGAAACTAGTAATACTAGCCATgaggatattaataatatcacacatAAAAAACAAGCAGAAATGGTTAAA aatgaaATTGATAAATgggaaattaaaacaattaatgaattgtataatattgaggAATTAAAAGTACAAAATGAAGATTTACAAGCCCAGAACAGTGAATTACAATCAca attgtgTAAACACCAGgatgacataaaaatatatcaaagcaATGAAGAAcaacttaacaaaaaaattacaaagcttaaatctaaattaaaacaCATTGTTCGTCGTTCAAAACAGTTGACAGAAGAAAATAGTATAGATAATCATGTTTCTGCATTGATATCTGAAATGAAAGTTAAAGAAGAtacatttgaagttgaaaaaaatcaactaaaaattgataatcaatgtctcaaaaaaaaaattgttgttatggAAAAAGATTTAGACAgtttaaattcaaaa ataGCTCAGTATACAGAGAAAGAACTTGCTATTCTATctgaacataaaaatatgtgtaagaAAATGGCTTCTGATTTCGAATCAAAATTGAACTGTATAACTCGTGAAAAGGataatgaaattgaaaaattacatacaCAATTAGCTCAGCTCGAATCAAAATTGAATTGTATAACTCATGAAAAAGataatgaaattgaaaaattacatacaCAAATAGCTCAGCTGCAACAACAAAACTGTTGTCTAAACAGTGAATCTTTACTTTCTTTTGAAAAACATGAAACAGCAATCTctgaaaaagaaaatgaaaaagaG tATGAAACAGAGTTGCGAAATCGAGAACAAGAAATTCGTGATTTAAAATTAGACTTGAGAATATtgcaaagaaaatataaaacaatggaAGATAATATAAGTAGTCTTAGA gagtATCACAAAGATGCACGGAATAATTTTAAGCAGGAAATTGCTAAATtacaagaagaaaaaaatttgcaaattaaaaataaagaagatgAACTGAAGTTATTGCaggaaaatattacaaatctCAATCAAGGATTAGAATCATTAcaattgaaatatgataaagaAGTAGCTGAACACCAAAGGCTAGTTAATGAATTAACTAGGATAAATAATGAATCTAAGGTCCAAATAAGTGAAAAGTCTTCTCTTGAAAGACaa ATTCTTGAGTACAaaaccaaatttcataaaagTGAAACAAATATTAAGACATTACGAGAACTAGTTACTGTTCAAGATGAACAACTTGACAGCTTTGAAGAAACTATTCTAACctttaaaaacaaagaaaaacaatttttggaaGACATTAAAACCAAACAG AATGAAATTGAAAAAGTAAGAAACGAAATGCGTGAagcaaaaaaattgtacaatgaAGAAAAATCACTGAGAATTTTAGCTGAAAGTAAGGGTAAAACATTTGAAAGTGTGCAAGATAATGTTAAAGAAGAGTTGAAATTATTATCAGATCGAGTTCATGATAAAAACGTAGAAATAGATTCAATGAAAAAACAG TTAGATGAAGTCAACTTTAATTTAAGAGAGAAAAGTACAATGTTCTATACACTACAAATTGAATCCGAAAAAGTCATCAAAGAGTTGAATAAAATGAAGGCTGAAATATCTGAAACCATTAGTCAAAAACAACTTTTGAAAGAAGCCAATGTTCGATTAACTGCTCAGTTAGAAGCTATGGTTGAAGATTCAAAT gTTATGCAGaatgttatttcaaaatataagaaTGGTTTGATGGAACAAAAAGTATATTACGAGGAACGTTTAATAAAAGCAGATGCTACCATTCTCCAACAAACCAAACTTATCGATTTCTTACAAACAAAGTTTGATGATGTGACCAAAAAGAAGAGGACTCTGGGTGATATGTTGTTCAGTGGTAAAAACAAGGAAAATGTTgatcaaaaa GAAATTGAATCTCTATTGAATTCTGAAAGAAGTAAATCTAAAGATCTAGCAAATAAACTTTATCAAACTCAAGCTGAATTGAACATGATGAGAACACAAGGTCCATCAACACCTTTAATGCCCATTTGTCTTAATTTTGAAGCCAATTCGCctgcctataaaaaaataacatataatacacTCTCTCAAATTCAGTCATTTCATAA atttgaAGTAAAGATATGCAAACGAGATGGATTACAATGTTCACACTGTAAAACTGAAATTGTAAGTAGGCAACAAATTAGTCAATGTCAAGAGTGTAGGGTATCTACACATGTAACATGTTCACATGAGTTATTACCTGATTGCACTCCTATAAAAAAAGAAGAACAATCCACTACACCTGTTCTAAGCGATAAAGAGAAAAAATCTGAGATTGAATCATGGGTTACTATTTGGGA caatacaaaacaaatttggGATCGAAAGTATGCAAAATTTGAACAAGGggtgttattaattttcaacgATAAATATGATACCCAACCATTCTATACTCTGCCATTGATGATGTCatcaaatattgttaaaattgttgatGTGGCAGAATCAAATGATTCAACATTTGACAAAAACTCTAATGAAGATTATGATCAGATGTTGAAAATCGAAGTGTACAACTTAAACACTGGTTGGATGAccttatttttgtacattatcGTGTCTAGCGTACCGGAAAAACAGAATTGGTTGAGTATAATTAAAGTGTTCTTGGAAAATTGTGAAAGTGCTGCTCAGTTACAAGATAATCATGATtacaaagataatatatataccttcCATAAAGAAAAATTGCTTAATGTTAACTGCATTCATCAAATATCACAAAGT GTATTCTTATTAGGCGCTGTTGAAGGATTATTTTCAGTCCATATAAAATCTGAGAATGAACAAGTTAAATATGATCTCGTCCCTATCGTTGGACCAAAATTAGTCAATGACTTTGTATTCTTGCCCAAACTTCAATTAGTTTTAATGATTGCTG GAACCACGAAAGAgttactaaaatgtaatatgagaACTGTTGTCCTAAATTCTGAATTAAGTCATATGTCAAAGCCAGTTATTGAAGTAGTTCGTATTGTAGATGAAATACGCAACAGTCAACcttctaaaaataatacaactatgTCTGAATTGAAAGAAATTAACTGTATTGCGGTTTCCCGCTGTAATGAATTGGTAGTTATAGGATCTGAACATAGTGTTac TGTTTTAAAATGGCAAGATACGCAGTTTGTTgtaactaaaatattgaaaaccaaTGTCCCGACTAATTGCATTTGCTTTATGCCCAATGGAATTATATTTACGACCAACAgcttttacaaaattgaaacaGAAAATTTCAGTTGTAAAA gATTTTTTACTGATTCAGTTGCTAAGTCAAATGATTATCGACCAATGTTTGTGTGTGAATTGACCAGAAATAAAGAATATCTGTTATGTTACAATGTCTACGGAGTGTTTGTTGACTCTGATGGCAAGAAAACACGAGGTGGTGAAATGAAGTGGCCATACAGTCCAAATAGTTTTG ctttcaaaaaaccatttttagtaATTGTATCTGAATCCGAAATTTCTGTTATAAAAATTACCCAGTCGTGTTGTGTGGATGAAGATTCATGGAGTATTACATCAACTAAACAGCCAAAAGATAAAGCAGTTTTGACCATAAACCGTCCTaaacttttaa GAGGGAGCGATATTTGTTTGACTAACACTAATGATTTCCAAGGTACATGTAGTATCTTTCAGTTGGATCcatctaaaattattagaaattcacTAGCTTCAAATGATACCTTAGACACCTTAGACACACAGGACACATG TGATGAATCAGAGTTCAGTTTTACTTCCTCCATGCTGGAAAATTTAGATGAACCAGAGGAAAATCAAAAAAGAGTTTGCTTCAACcctaatatacaatttaacagtaattaa
- the LOC100161369 gene encoding flightin, translated as MADPDAPAWMLDDDVADLSADVGGDEEVVEEDTTPAKPVEAPKPPAEWRKTYKLAIEEKDRRKVFRHWARPTRLQYNILYDYQHNYYDDYITYMNRRQRGLYDPVPVPQTWEERVLRTCTKDGRRLSSSDFPLVKSKLNDYMVIPSICRADHDKHYYYRQYYDQLIGTPWVTLSTLGRHPNMLDVPRPSIKDRLHAQNI; from the exons ATGGCCGATCCTGATGCACCTGCCTGGATGCTCGACGATGACGTCGCAGACTTATCTGCTGATGTCGGTGGTGATGAAGAAGTCGTCGAAGAGGATACTACGCCGGCCAAACCAGTTGAAGCGCCTAAACCACCAGCCGAATGGAGGAAAACTTATAAGCTCGCT ATCGAGGAAAAAGACAGGCGCAAGGTTTTCAGACACTGGGCCCGACCGACCAGGCTGCAGTACAACATTTTGTACGACTACCAGCATAATTACTACGACGACTACATAACGTACATGAACAGGCGACAGAGGGGACTGTACGACCCGGTCCCTGTGCCGCAGACGTGGGAGGAACGTGTGCTGAGGACATGCACCAAAGACGGCCGCCGTCTGTCGTCGTCTGACTTCCCGCTGGTCAAGTCCAAGCTCAACGACTACATGGTAATACCGTCCATTTGCCGGGCAGACCACGACAAGCATTATTACTACAGACAGTACTACGACCAGCTCATCGGTACACCTTG GGTTACGTTGTCAACATTAGGTCGTCATCCTAATATGTTGGATGTACCACGGCCATCTATTAAAGACCGATTGCATGctcaaaatatctaa